From Scomber japonicus isolate fScoJap1 chromosome 22, fScoJap1.pri, whole genome shotgun sequence, one genomic window encodes:
- the rwdd gene encoding RWD domain-containing protein 4 translates to MTANEDQEMELEALRSIYEGDECFKELSQVSFQFRIGDLDDTKAFILDVTWPETYPETAPQLSLDAFFNNRISPETKQLILSKVEEQVEANLGEAMMYTLFEWAKENQETLMENHRPVVTAVTLTSNSETTTTASTAKKKERKEQLTKAQKRRIINRTDHKGELPRGWNWVDVIKTVWE, encoded by the exons ATGACAGCTAACGAGGATCAAGAG ATGGAGCTGGAGGCTCTCCGTTCCATCTACGAGGGTGATGAGTGTTTCAAGGAACTCAGTCAAGTTTCGTTCCAGTTTCGG ATAGGAGACCTGGACGATACCAAAGCCTTCATCCTGGACGTGACGTGGCCAGAGACTTATCCTGAGACGGCCCCACAACTCTCCCTTGATGCCTTTTTTAACAACAGGAT CTCTCCAGAGACCAAGCAGCTGATCCTGTCTAAGGtggaggagcaggtggaggctAACCTGGGCGAGGCCATGATGTACACCCTGTTTGAGTGGGCCAAAGAGAACCAGGAGACCCTGATGGAGAACCACAGGCCTGTTGTGACAGCTGTG ACTTTGACATCCAACAGTGAGACGACAACCACCGCCTCAACAgccaagaagaaggagaggaaggagcagCTGACTAAAGCTCAGAAGAGAAGGATCATCAACAGAACAG ATCACAAAGGGGAACTGCCAAGAGGTTGGAACTGGGTTGACGTTATCAAA ACCGTTTGGGAGTGA